A portion of the Thermosediminibacter oceani DSM 16646 genome contains these proteins:
- a CDS encoding Gx transporter family protein — translation MTKNRKMIYLSLLVAGGVALHLVESLIPIPFPVPGAKLGLANIVSLLAIALYGTREGLEVNILRCLIGSLLGGSMSSLLYSLSGAVSSTIMMGIAYTYFKNAFSLVGISIIGGVTHNIAQVTVASLILSTFGLFSYLPFLMVVGLLTGVFTGFAAGFARNNLAINLGQLETTGKRR, via the coding sequence ATGACTAAAAACAGGAAAATGATATACTTGTCACTGCTTGTGGCCGGCGGCGTGGCGCTTCACCTAGTGGAGAGCCTGATCCCCATACCTTTTCCCGTTCCCGGGGCAAAGCTTGGTCTTGCCAACATCGTATCTCTTCTGGCGATAGCTCTGTACGGCACGAGAGAAGGTCTTGAGGTAAATATCCTGCGCTGCCTCATAGGGTCTCTGCTGGGCGGTTCCATGTCAAGCCTGCTTTACAGCTTGTCGGGAGCCGTTTCCAGCACTATCATGATGGGAATCGCTTACACGTATTTTAAAAACGCTTTCAGCCTCGTTGGTATCAGTATCATCGGAGGAGTAACTCACAACATCGCCCAGGTGACGGTGGCGAGCTTAATTCTTTCTACTTTCGGTCTTTTTTCCTACCTGCCTTTCCTTATGGTAGTCGGCCTGCTGACTGGAGTTTTTACCGGATTCGCGGCCGGTTTTGCCAGGAATAACCTGGCGATCAATCTTGGCCAGCTTGAGACGACCGGAAAAAGGAGATGA
- a CDS encoding DUF4321 domain-containing protein — MKKRTRSTALLIILLLAGAIVGSVLGEALKSVVPLLSYGKKLGLDMISLDMGVAGLTFGFYLNLNLAAVLGVSLAALLYQRM; from the coding sequence ATGAAGAAGCGCACCCGCAGTACGGCGCTGCTAATAATACTGCTGTTAGCCGGGGCTATTGTGGGGAGCGTTCTGGGCGAAGCCCTGAAAAGCGTGGTTCCTCTGCTTTCGTATGGTAAAAAGCTGGGCTTAGATATGATAAGTCTCGACATGGGCGTAGCAGGCCTTACTTTCGGTTTTTATTTGAACCTCAATCTGGCGGCAGTCCTTGGGGTATCACTTGCAGCCCTTTTATACCAGAGGATGTAA
- a CDS encoding Maf family protein has product MAQKLILASASPRRRELLAQLGLDFKVIPSGIDETSLTAGPPELVAVRLAEQKAADVAMRAGEGIVIGADTIVVVDDSILGKPKDENDARKMLTRLSGRWHRVYTGIAVIHTASGGKISDYEESRVKFKKLSPREIENYIKTGEPMDKAGGYGIQGKGALLVEKIEGCYYNIVGLPLFKLGAMLSHFGVEVL; this is encoded by the coding sequence ATGGCTCAAAAGTTAATCCTGGCCTCGGCTTCACCAAGGAGGCGGGAACTCCTGGCGCAGTTGGGGCTTGATTTTAAAGTGATTCCCAGCGGCATCGACGAGACATCACTGACCGCAGGACCGCCTGAGCTTGTAGCTGTCCGCCTCGCCGAGCAGAAAGCGGCGGATGTGGCTATGCGTGCGGGCGAAGGCATTGTTATAGGTGCCGACACCATAGTCGTGGTGGACGACAGTATACTGGGAAAACCGAAGGACGAAAACGACGCGAGAAAGATGCTCACCCGGTTGAGCGGCAGGTGGCACCGTGTCTATACCGGCATTGCCGTTATACATACCGCTTCGGGGGGAAAAATTTCGGATTACGAGGAAAGCCGGGTGAAGTTTAAAAAGCTTTCGCCGCGTGAAATTGAAAATTATATAAAAACAGGAGAGCCCATGGATAAAGCCGGTGGTTACGGCATACAGGGCAAAGGGGCTTTGCTTGTAGAGAAAATAGAAGGATGTTATTATAATATTGTGGGTTTACCCCTGTTTAAACTGGGCGCCATGCTTTCACACTTTGGTGTCGAAGTGCTGTGA
- the radC gene encoding RadC family protein, which produces MSSLTIKDLPREERPRERFQRYGAEVLSDAELLALLIRTGTVSESALVLAHRILKGDGGKAGLEFVARAGVEELSKIKGIGLAKAVQIKAAVELGRRISAYCRNDDIVISSPADVKKLLMEEMRFLEKEHFKVILLNVKNRVISVEDISIGSLNSSIVHPREVFKPAIKRSSAAIILVHNHPSGDPTPSREDIEITRRLVEAGRILGIDVLDHVIIGNPSYVSFKEKGLL; this is translated from the coding sequence GTGTCATCTTTGACGATTAAGGATTTGCCAAGGGAAGAAAGGCCTAGAGAACGCTTCCAGCGCTACGGGGCCGAGGTGCTCAGCGATGCTGAACTCCTGGCCCTTTTAATAAGGACCGGTACAGTTTCCGAATCGGCTCTGGTGCTGGCTCACAGGATCTTAAAGGGCGATGGCGGCAAAGCGGGACTGGAATTTGTGGCCCGGGCCGGCGTAGAAGAGCTGTCAAAAATAAAGGGCATTGGTCTGGCAAAAGCGGTACAGATCAAGGCAGCAGTTGAGCTAGGGCGCCGGATTTCCGCCTATTGCAGAAATGATGACATCGTAATATCGTCACCGGCCGATGTGAAAAAATTATTAATGGAAGAAATGCGATTTCTGGAAAAGGAGCACTTTAAGGTCATCCTGCTCAACGTGAAAAATCGAGTAATATCAGTAGAGGATATTTCCATCGGTAGCCTCAACTCTTCTATTGTCCACCCAAGGGAGGTTTTTAAACCTGCCATTAAAAGGAGCAGTGCTGCAATAATACTGGTACATAACCATCCGAGCGGCGATCCAACACCGAGCAGGGAGGATATAGAAATCACAAGGAGACTGGTGGAGGCAGGGAGGATCCTCGGGATAGATGTCTTAGATCACGTAATTATCGGAAATCCGTCTTACGTTAGCTTCAAAGAAAAAGGACTGTTATGA
- a CDS encoding rod shape-determining protein, whose protein sequence is MLGLFRALSKDIGIDLGTANTLVHVKGKGIVLREPSVVAIQRDTGDILAVGEEAKHMIGRTPGNIVAIRPLKDGVIADFDVTQTMLKHFISKALKTRSFVKPRVVVGIPSGVTEVEKRAVIDATLQAGAREAYLIEEPMAAAIGAGLEVQEPTGNMVVDIGGGTTEVAIISLGGIVTSKSIRIGGDEFDEAIVNYIKKEYNLMIGERTAEEIKIAIGSAFPKPKEEAMDVRGRDLVTGLPKTIKVTSEEIREALMEPVSSILDAIKFTLEKTPPELAADIMDRGIVMIGGGALLYGLDKLVNQETGMPVHIAENPMDCVVLGTGKVLEELDLLKRVQVSSKKVV, encoded by the coding sequence ATGTTAGGGCTTTTCAGGGCGCTGTCGAAAGATATAGGAATAGATTTGGGCACGGCAAACACTCTTGTGCACGTTAAGGGAAAGGGAATAGTACTTAGAGAACCTTCGGTGGTGGCTATTCAGAGGGATACGGGGGATATTCTCGCCGTAGGGGAAGAGGCCAAACACATGATAGGCCGCACTCCGGGGAACATAGTTGCCATTAGACCGCTGAAGGATGGGGTAATCGCCGATTTCGACGTAACCCAGACGATGCTTAAGCACTTCATATCAAAAGCTTTAAAGACCCGGTCTTTCGTGAAGCCTCGCGTTGTCGTCGGCATCCCTTCGGGCGTCACCGAAGTAGAAAAGAGGGCGGTTATAGATGCGACCCTTCAGGCCGGAGCCAGAGAGGCCTACCTTATAGAGGAGCCCATGGCGGCGGCCATAGGCGCGGGGCTTGAAGTACAGGAACCCACCGGCAATATGGTCGTGGATATAGGCGGCGGTACTACCGAAGTGGCTATCATTTCTCTCGGAGGGATAGTGACGAGCAAATCTATCCGCATAGGCGGTGACGAGTTCGACGAAGCAATAGTAAATTACATTAAAAAAGAGTACAATCTCATGATCGGTGAACGCACGGCGGAAGAAATCAAGATCGCTATAGGGTCTGCTTTTCCAAAGCCCAAAGAGGAGGCGATGGATGTAAGGGGTAGGGACCTGGTAACGGGCCTGCCGAAGACCATAAAGGTGACTTCCGAAGAGATAAGGGAAGCTCTCATGGAACCGGTCAGCAGCATCTTAGATGCGATAAAATTCACGCTGGAAAAAACTCCTCCGGAGCTGGCCGCAGATATAATGGATCGGGGTATAGTAATGATCGGTGGCGGCGCTCTGCTTTACGGGCTTGATAAACTGGTAAACCAGGAGACGGGAATGCCGGTCCATATAGCCGAAAACCCGATGGACTGCGTCGTGCTCGGGACCGGTAAAGTCCTTGAAGAACTGGATCTTTTAAAGCGCGTGCAGGTATCATCCAAAAAAGTCGTTTAA